ACTGATCACATTTTTTATGACCTCCTCCAGATTCATTGGACTCATCTCCAGTGTCAACTTACCTGCATCAATTTTCTGAAAATCAAGGAGATCATTGATCATGGCTATGAGATTATCCACTGCAAAATTGATGGTTTTGAATGCAGAGGCCTGTACAGGAGTATGCTCATCCTGGAGCAGAGAATACACAGAACCTGAAATCGCATTGAGAGGAGTTCTAAGTTCATGGCTGATGATAGAAAGAAATTCAGATTTTACCTGGCTGGTTTTCAAAGCTTCTTCCTTCGCATCCCTCAATTTCTCCTCAAATCTTTTCTGGTCAGTAATATCTGTCAGATATCCATACCAAACCACGTCCCCATTTTCCTGTAGCTCTGGCTTCGCAGCACCCATTACCCATTTATAATTCTTGCTTCCAGGTTCAACAATCCTGAATTTACAGGACCATGCTGTAAGTTTTCGGGCTGAAGAAACAGTAGATGTCAGGACATTGGCAATATCTTCCGGATGTACCTTGGCAATAGCCTTTCCCACGTCTTTAAATTCTGAGAGTTCCTTTTCATCCAGGTCCAGAAGATTCTTAATACCAGGACTGAGGTAATTGAACTTCATTTCTCCCTCTTTGTCTACGACAAACTGGTACAGCGCCCCGGGAATGTGCTCTGTAAGATGAGAAAGAAAATCCGGTGCACCATGGCTGCTGGCGACAGCCTGTCTTTCAGTTATTTCCCTAAAATTGGAAATGATATAATTCGTTTCTTTGACCTGAACAAGCTTTGAAGAAATTTCAAAGGGAATATCTTCGCCCTTGCTATTTTTTATCCTGCTCAAGTATTGCTTTTCCCCATTGGTAGTAAGGTATCCCAAGTGATTCTCCCAAATTTCCTTTTCTGAAAACTGAGGGTCAAGTTGGCCAATTGTTTGAGGAAAGTGTTGCGCATTCGATCCTGCAAGCCTTCTTTGGGCTTCTTGATTAAAAAACTGTATCTTACCTGAAAGATCAAGGATAATTGCAGGGTCAGGGGAAAGATCAAATAGCTCTTTGTAAATATCCAACCGGCCGATATATTCCTGATCTTTTGAAATATCCTGAATTGTCCCAAAAATTCTGGCTGTTTTATTGGTCAGCACATGGGCCCTCCCGGAAAGCTTAACCCATTTTAGTCCATCCTCTCCCGCCTTTATTTGCAATATTAGGTCAATTTCCTTACTGGAGGAAATAAGAGAAGAAAGGGAACTTTTGACCAAAGACCTATCGGCAGGCTGGAAAAGTTCAATGGTATCCTCCAGACTGAGAGAAGTATTTTTGTTGAGGGCAAAGATATTGTAAAGCTCATCGGAAAAATAAACCGAATTGGACTGGGTGTTAATTTCCCAAAAACCAATCTTACTCAATTTCTCCCCAAGTTTATGGAGTTCGGAAAGACTTTGGGATTGAAGAAGCTGGGTCTTAAAATCGTTGATGTCCCTTGCAACAGCGTAAAACTTACCTACTATGAAATGAACGTTGAACTCAAACCAACGGTAATCTCCATATTTTGTCTGAAGTCTTGCTTCAAAATGCGTATTCTTCCTCTCCTGTCTGACATCAAAAAGCAAAGATTTCACCTCTTCCAAATCATCGGGATGGAAAAACCCACATAATTCAATATTGATGATCTCATCGGGATTATATCCCAAAATAGGCTTCACAGAATTGCTTACCCAAGTAAGGAAAGATTCTTGGCCAATACCTATCAGGTCAATCGCATTTCTGAAAAAATATTGTGAATCATTTTTATTGGGCAAGCCCTGTCCTCTTAATTCTTTTCCTTTATAAAAAAGAAAATAGTTGGACGCATTTTCCTGAGGAAGTTCAAGAAAAAAGGTGTACTCCACTCCCATGAAGGTCAAGATCAACTCTTCATTAAAAATATATGAATTGATATCCAGTCCTAAACCGACAAGACTCCTTTCGTCAAGGAATTGACCAATCTGGTTTTCGAAAGCCTGGTTACTGTAAAAAATATTATAGGGATACGAATCATCAGCCAAAAAAACCATTTCGCTGGATTCGAAAATTATTTTCTTAAAAGTGTTATTTATACCTCTTTCTTTCATCGAAAGTCAAATATAACGCTGTCTATAAAGTTAAATAATCGGGTGATAATTGCGGTACTGAACAATTGCCGATGTAAACATACATTAAATTGTTTTTTGTAACAAATATTTTGCTTTTAAAATGTAAAAATTTGTTTTTAAGCCCTTAAATCCCAAATTCTACCTGAAACATTCCTGTCCAGGAGTTTCCTACATTTTCAAAGCTTGAAAGTCCTTCTAACCATTTATACCCAATATTTGCCTGTAATTTTATCCTATGCCCATTGACATACTTAGTAAATCCCAGCAATGCCTCATCAACCCTTTCCTGAAATTGGCGGATACTCGTATCCGGTGTAGCTTTTGAGAAACGAAAGGCAATTTCTTTGTCCCTATCCAGCATCCTACTGATTTGGGTATTAATACCAACTCCTTCCTGTACGAACCTGATATCCCCTTGTTCGTTAACGGTAATAGGGTCCGGGCTGGTCCTTTTAAAGTATTCTGCCAAAATTGCCCAACCTGCATACTTGAACATCCCATCTATAATCAAAGTATTCATATCCCGAGGGGCAAACAATTCTGACCCTAACTGTCCTCCTGTTCGGGTAGCTTTATAATTTGCAGAATAAGTCATGGCAATAGATAGCTTGGGCTTGATTTCAAACTCCAGGTCTCCCTCCGAATAGTCCCCATTATTTAAGAATTTACCAAAAGGTAAAAATTCCACCCTACCGGTGTACGCCAGTCCATTGTTTATGGCAGGGGCATTCCTCCCATCGCCTGTTGTCAAAGCGCCCTTCAATTGAAGCAAGGAACTGCTTTTAGAAGGGATAGTCTGATATAAAAACAGACCAAAGTCCCTATCAATGGTATACAGCGCATTGGCAGTAGAGCGGTCTGAAAACTGCAAGTTTCCTGAACTGATCACACGCTGCCTATTTCCGGGGAGCTTTGCCTGCCCAAAACCTATGTAAAAATTTTCATTCACCACATAATAAAGTACCGCATCCCTTACAGGTTGGGCAATCAAGGCATTTTCAAGATCCAGATCTGCCCTTGAAAAAGCCAATTGAATGTAATATTGTAGCCTAGGATTGCCTACAAATCCATCAAAACGGAGACGAAGCCTCCTGACCCTCATTTCAAATTGATTTACCTGAAAATCGTCACCCTCCAGGGTATTGAAGCCTGCCCTATTTTGCATCCTAAACCTAAAATTCATGAGGAACAAGGAATCCTTAGAAAAGGAAATTCCATCTTCCACTTTCAACAAGGCCCTTTCGTCAGATTCTACCACCTGCGCCAGCGTTCCATGAAAAATTGGAAATCCAAGAATCAGGATCAAAATGATTTTATACCCTTTACCAGCCAAACGGCCCATACTTTTTCATTAAAACTTTTACCAAAACGGATTAAATATAAAGCAAATTACCAAATAAAAAACAGCCTTGTTAAACAAAGATAAATAGCGTTATTGTAATGCATTTTTGGGGATTTAAAAAATAAACCCTGCTAAATTTATCTTTGAGATAAAGGTTTACAAATGTTTGAAAGCCTCTGTTTCCAGAATGGAGTTTGGTATATACTGCTCTTGCTCTTTGGTATGAATGACCTCAAAATTCCTAATGTCTACATAATCGTGGTAATCTTCGGAAGTATTGATAATGATACCGCCTAAAAGGAAGATTTTCTGGCAACGGAATTCTTTGATGCTCATTCTCACCAGGCGGTTGATCTGCTTATTGATCTTATAATAGGCTACTTCGGTAATTTCCTTTTTGGGATTTTCGGCATGGATAATTCTGTCCTTGAATGGCATCAGCATCTGTTCCAACAGGACTTGTTGGTAATCATATTCTACCAAGTGGGGAACATAGGTCTCCTCGCCTTTCTCTTCCTGCTGAAACCTTTCCAAAGCCAACATCAGTGCACCGCAGCTGTTGGTAAGTTTCTTCTGCCCCAGCCTCCTCATCCTTCCCAATTCACCCTCATCAGTAATTCCTATATGGGGCCCATAAAAAATGAAAGCATCTCCTCCATCTGGAATATGATGGGAAAAAGCCACCATGCCTGTCAGACCGGAATAGGGAAGTCCTCCAAGCCCACCCATGGAAAATGGTCTGTTCAAGACCTTTCTAAAATCAGTGGAAACATTCACATCATCCGAACACAAAGACGTAGCAAAGAGCATCTTTTTAAGATTGGTCTTGTATTCTCTACCAAGAAGATTCAAATAATTAAAGGTGATCTCTTCTCCTGTTTTGACATTGGGATAATGCTGCTGAATGATGGGCTCCATTACCATAGTACTTGGATTTTTGATCAAAATAGAGAAAAGATGCAAAAACAGGTTATCCATTTGTATAAATAAAAGCAAAAAACAAAAAAAGAGCCGGGGGATGACTCCCCCCGGCTCTATCTGGTTATTATTTACCTACTGATTAAATCCCGGCTTTGATAAGGTTCAATGCAGAGCCTGCCTTGAACCATTCAATCTGACCTTCATTGTAAGTATGGTTTACTTTGATTTCATCTTTTGAGCCATCTGCATGGTTCAATACCACAGTCAGGGGCTTGCCTGGAGCAAACTCAGTCAATCCTATGATATCGATGGAATCATCCTCTTGGATCAGGTCATAATCCGCTGGATTAGCAAAGGTCAATGCCAGCATACCTTGCTTCTTTAGGTTGGTTTCGTGAATCCTTGCAAATGATTTTACAAGGATTGCCCTAACACCTAAGAACCTTGGTTCCATAGCGGCATGTTCTCTTGAGGAACCTTCTCCATAGTTCTCATCTCCTACGACAATTGAACCAATTCCCTGTTGCTTGTAGTGACGCTGTACAGCAGGAACTTCTCCGTATTCCCCAGTCAATTGGTTTTTGACCTTGTTGGTTTCATTATTGAAGGCATTTACAGCCCCAATCAGCATGTTGTTAGAGATATTGTCCAGGTGACCTCTGAATCTCAGCCAAGGACCTGCCATTGAAATATGGTCTGTAGTACATTTTCCTTTTGCCTTGATCAATAGTTTCAAACCTTTGAGGTCTGTTCCCTCCCATGGTTTAAAAGGTTCCAAAAGCTGCAATCTTTCAGACTTCGGATCAACGATTACCTCCACTTTTGAACCATCAACCGCTGGAGCCTGGTACCCTGCATCTTCTACGGCAAATCCTTTGGTTGGCAATTCCAAACCTTTCGGTTCTTCCAGTTTTACTTGTTGCCCATCCTCATTGGTCAATGTATCTGTCATGGGATTGAAGGTAAGGTCACCTGCAATTGCCATGGCCGTTAC
This Cecembia calidifontis DNA region includes the following protein-coding sequences:
- a CDS encoding PAS domain-containing hybrid sensor histidine kinase/response regulator, which gives rise to MKERGINNTFKKIIFESSEMVFLADDSYPYNIFYSNQAFENQIGQFLDERSLVGLGLDINSYIFNEELILTFMGVEYTFFLELPQENASNYFLFYKGKELRGQGLPNKNDSQYFFRNAIDLIGIGQESFLTWVSNSVKPILGYNPDEIINIELCGFFHPDDLEEVKSLLFDVRQERKNTHFEARLQTKYGDYRWFEFNVHFIVGKFYAVARDINDFKTQLLQSQSLSELHKLGEKLSKIGFWEINTQSNSVYFSDELYNIFALNKNTSLSLEDTIELFQPADRSLVKSSLSSLISSSKEIDLILQIKAGEDGLKWVKLSGRAHVLTNKTARIFGTIQDISKDQEYIGRLDIYKELFDLSPDPAIILDLSGKIQFFNQEAQRRLAGSNAQHFPQTIGQLDPQFSEKEIWENHLGYLTTNGEKQYLSRIKNSKGEDIPFEISSKLVQVKETNYIISNFREITERQAVASSHGAPDFLSHLTEHIPGALYQFVVDKEGEMKFNYLSPGIKNLLDLDEKELSEFKDVGKAIAKVHPEDIANVLTSTVSSARKLTAWSCKFRIVEPGSKNYKWVMGAAKPELQENGDVVWYGYLTDITDQKRFEEKLRDAKEEALKTSQVKSEFLSIISHELRTPLNAISGSVYSLLQDEHTPVQASAFKTINFAVDNLIAMINDLLDFQKIDAGKLTLEMSPMNLEEVIKNVISGLEYHAKDSGNKLTLHLKSDLDFEVKGDKTRLAQVLNNLITNALKFTDNGNVDVTVELKEKNDSKVKVYFEVKDNGIGIADEHKQRIFNEFDQIQHSFSKKYGGTGLGLSITKKLLGLMNSQIDLQSELGVGSTFFFEIEFEKVFGQSSLKPAVDHKPVVEVKPILPETQKPEIPESKKETTAVDNEKGKEVESKVPVQSVNRPKSLSDVKLLMAEDNDVNALVLGKIIKKWGIQFHRVNNGKLAVEAVQDGDYDCVLMDIQMPVMNGFDATEKIKEISNVPVLALSAADKIEVMDRIDKTGFDGYVAKPIDASELLRKIKEVLKISSQSV
- a CDS encoding porin yields the protein MGRLAGKGYKIILILILGFPIFHGTLAQVVESDERALLKVEDGISFSKDSLFLMNFRFRMQNRAGFNTLEGDDFQVNQFEMRVRRLRLRFDGFVGNPRLQYYIQLAFSRADLDLENALIAQPVRDAVLYYVVNENFYIGFGQAKLPGNRQRVISSGNLQFSDRSTANALYTIDRDFGLFLYQTIPSKSSSLLQLKGALTTGDGRNAPAINNGLAYTGRVEFLPFGKFLNNGDYSEGDLEFEIKPKLSIAMTYSANYKATRTGGQLGSELFAPRDMNTLIIDGMFKYAGWAILAEYFKRTSPDPITVNEQGDIRFVQEGVGINTQISRMLDRDKEIAFRFSKATPDTSIRQFQERVDEALLGFTKYVNGHRIKLQANIGYKWLEGLSSFENVGNSWTGMFQVEFGI